The following are encoded in a window of Dysidea avara chromosome 4, odDysAvar1.4, whole genome shotgun sequence genomic DNA:
- the LOC136252503 gene encoding protein tyrosine phosphatase domain-containing protein 1-like translates to MMFLWKPPHYCHHVVGRTGVLIACHLIFSDHITSDQAVAHVRSKGPGSIQSPVQLQIVQEFYEYLRPKWIVFPSVDCSDFPCVMLDQFMNNQRCILHGAATSIYQRCCVIFVDRY, encoded by the exons ATGATGTTTTTGTGGAAGCCTCCTCATTACTGTCACCATGTTGTAG GCAGGACAGGTGTACTGATTGCTTGCCATTTGATCTTCTCTGATCACATTACTTCTGATCAAGCTGTGGCTCATGTGAGATCAAAGGG GCCAGGTTCTATTCAGTCACCAGTTCAACTACAGATAGTACAAGAGTTCTATGAGTACCTGAGGCCCAAGTGGATAGTGTTCCCTTCAGT GGATTGTAGTGATTTCCCTTGTGTGATGTTGGATCAGTTCATGAATAACCAGCGATGTATCCTTCATGGTGCTGCTACAAGTATCTACCAAAG GTGTTGTGTGATATTTGTGGACAGATATTAG
- the LOC136252504 gene encoding protein NLRC3-like isoform X2 → MTCTVNSLKVVDWLGDFMKGQYCNMRLKKLKEEKDPWPPVKTKCYITLALMYQKDLQTRDETTKTIFLRTKGDISDIPEKINSQMLTDITQIFSSQSGSIPNSILIEGHPGIGKTTLVKEICVEWAEGKLLTSDKLVLLLLLRDPNVQRITNVQQLIEHFTHSTSKVTQLHSYLEDNHGADVALIIDGFDELSNTLRGESFFVQLINRKVLPKAKIVVSSRPTASVCLHDVVDRRIEILGFDQTSRLEYANEALQDTPSKLEKLQKHFQQYPSIDAICYIPLIMSIIVFLCMCQPEDLPPTASKMYHSFVLHTICHYLKRTGKIAKDEHINKMVNLPQTVREALWHLKKVAFDGLVEDKIVFTMDDLPDMCRDDSTCYGLLQSVECYCSDEIGTPTKSFNFLHLGIQEYFAAKYVATLPEDEVYTLMKESFLVTENDDPDSKSVRLSNMWIMYCGVTSGQCNSLRYYLSPFKQYYDDANELMNSLPQTGPSDDNQQGSTSNQEISNTLIISQHILKNPVEVLYLFQCFQEAQDDNLCDILSKSFDSGKIDLSHHRLLPHQVVSLGFFLSRSHRKWKELNLYKCHIGYHCINLLHHYLCGDKTNKPEITTIDLSNNYLTVASSPLICDIITYLQPHTLMLTNNNITSVRDISTAVINTNTVKVLDMRNNGLTAQEASAISDMMTCLEELDISNNDGAVTISKGITKTNTPRLLDIDDNNITSTGPIAIANSLLHNTSLDLEVPDMSSNAIGKDGATAIAQVITNNKTLKKLNIHRCNITATGTTAIANSLLHYTSLEVLDMSYNAIGKDGATAIAQVITNNKTLKKLNIHRCNITATGTTAIANSLLHNTSLEVLDISYNDIDECGATAIARAIIKSKTLKKLSLYDDTMNKYSAMIIISSLHHNNSITKLKHPYALCHIVNEEVEHINRTRRKCNIQELEVM, encoded by the coding sequence TGGTTGACTGGCTGGGTGACTTCATGAAGGGACAATACTGCAATATGAGACTTAAGAAACTAAAAGAAGAGAAAGACCCCTGGCCACCTGTTAAAACCAAATGCTACATAACATTAGCACTGATGTATCAGAAAGATTTACAAACAAGAGATGAAACAacaaaaacaatttttttacgTACAAAAGGAGATATTTCTGACATACCTGAAAAGATCAACTCCCAAATGTTAACAGACATTACACAAATATTCAGCTCTCAATCTGGCAGTATTCCTAACAGTATCCTAATTGAGGGTCATCCTGGAATAGGAAAGACAACACTTGTTAAAGAGATTTGTGTTGAATGGGCTGAGGGTAAGCTACTCACCTCTGACAAACTGGTACTCCTCCTGTTGTTAAGAGATCCTAATGTACAGAGAATTACTAATGTACAACAACTGATAGAACACTTCACACACTCAACCAGTAAAGTAACACAGCTACACAGTTATTTAGAAGACAATCATGGAGCTGATGTCGCCTTGATCATTGATGGCTTTGATGAACTGAGTAATACATTACGTGGAGAATCATTCTTTGTGCAACTAATTAACAGAAAAGTTCTACCCAAAGCTAAGATAGTGGTATCATCACGACCCACTGCTTCTGTTTGCCTTCATGATGTTGTAGACAGAAGAATTGAAATTCTTGGATTTGACCAAACCAGCAGATTAGAATATgcaaatgaagccttacaagacACTCCTTCTAAACTGGAGAAGTTACAGAAACATTTTCAACAATATCCAAGTATTGATGCCATTTGTTATATTCCTTTAATAATGTCCATCATTGTATTCCTTTGTATGTGTCAACCAGAGGACCTGCCACCAACTGCTTCTAAAATGTATCACAGTTTTGTCCTACACACAATTTGTCACTACCTGAAGAGGACAGGGAAGATTGCTAAAGATGAACACATCAACAAAATGGTAAACTTACCACAGACAGTCCGTGAAGCACTATGGCACCTAAAGAAAGTTGCATTTGATGGTCTTGTAGAGGACAAAATAGTATTCACAATGGATGACTTACCTGACATGTGCAGGGATGATTCCACTTGTTATGGACTATTACAATCTGTTGAATGTTATTGTTCAGATGAAATTGGTACCCCAACCAAATCCTTCAACTTCCTACACTTGGGAATACAAGAATATTTTGCTGCCAAATATGTAGCAACCTTACCAGAAGATGAGGTGTACACACTAATGAAGGAGTCATTTCTTGTTACTGAAAATGATGATCCTGATAGTAAGAGTGTCCGCCTCTCCAACATGTGGATCATGTATTGTGGTGTAACCAGTGGACAGTGTAATTCTTTAAGATACTACCTATCACCATTTAAACAGTATTATGATGATGCTAACGAACTCATGAACTCACTTCCTCAGACTGGACCATCTGATGATAATCAACAAGGATCAACTTCTAATCAGGAAATATCCAACACTCTAATTATCTCACAACACATCTTGAAGAACCCAGTGGAGGTTCTCTACTTGTTCCAGTGTTTCCAAGAGGCTCAGGATGACAACTTATGTGACATCTTGTCCAAATCATTTGATAGTGGTAAGATTGACCTCAGTCACCACAGGCTCCTCCCACACCAGGTGGTGTCCCTGGGATTCTTCCTATCAAGATCACACAGGAAATGGAAGGAACTAAACCTGTACAAGTGTCACATTGGATATCATTGCATCAACCTACTACACCACTACCTTTGTggagataaaacaaacaagccaGAAATAACAACAATTGATCTTAGTAACAATTACCTCACTGTAGCATCATCACCACTCAtttgtgacatcatcacttaccTTCAGCCACACACTCTGATGTTAACTAATAACAATATTACTAGTGTGAGGGACATTTCCACTGCAGTAATAAACACTAACACAGTCAAAGTGTTAGACATGAGGAATAATGGCCTCACAGCACAAGAAGCATCAGCAATATCTGATATGATGACTTGTTTGGAGGAGTTGGACATCAGTAACAATGATGGAGCAGTGACAATATCAAAAGGAATAACAAAAACCAACACACCGAGACTATTGGACATCGATGACAATAACATCACATCCACAGGACCTATAGCAATTGCAAACAGTTTACTACACAACACCTCACTGGATCTGGAGGTACCAGACATGAGTTCCAATGCTATAGGTAAAGATGGAGCCACAGCAATTGCTCAAGTCATTACTAATAACAAGACACTAAAGAAACTGAACATTCATAGATGTAATATCACAGCCACAGGAACTACAGCAATTGCAAACAGTTTACTACACTACACCTCACTGGAGGTACTAGACATGAGTTACAATGCTATAGGTAAAGATGGAGCCACAGCAATTGCTCAAGTCATTACTAATAACAAGACACTAAAGAAACTGAACATTCATAGATGTAATATCACAGCCACAGGAACTACAGCAATTGCAAACAGTTTACTACACAACACCTCACTGGAGGTACTAGACATTAGTTACAATGATATTGATGAATGTGGAGCCACAGCAATTGCTCGAGCCATTATTAAAAGCAAGACACTAAAGAAACTGTCACTGTATGATGACACAATGAATAAATACTCAGCCATGATAATAATCAGCAGCCTACACCATAACAACTCTATCACTAAACTGAAACATCCTTATGCGCTATGCCATATTGTGAATGAAGAAGTTGAACACATCAATCGTACAAGGAGGAAATGTAATATACAAGAATTAGAAGTTATGTAG